A window of Panicum virgatum strain AP13 chromosome 8K, P.virgatum_v5, whole genome shotgun sequence contains these coding sequences:
- the LOC120646434 gene encoding uncharacterized protein LOC120646434, with translation MYNADRRSKEFIDGLHYFWSVAEANKQNGFMCCPCVHCNNNKDYSSSRILHSHIFANGFMKKYVCWTKHGEQGVTMEDNEEEDFDDHFPGNAGIGAFDDDIPMEEPEVDVAENDPSDDLGQALHNVQADCESETERLKFQKLLEDHHKLLYPDCQNGFKKLGTTLELLQWKATNGVSDKGFGELLKLVKKMLPKDNELPATTYEAKQLVYPLGLEVQKIHACPNDCILYRGEYENLDACPVCNALRYKIRKDDPGDVEGEPPRKRVPAKVMWYLPIIPRLKRLFRNKDNAKLMRWHKEERKKDSMLRHPADGSQWRKIDRTYPKFDLDARNIRFGLSTDGMNPFVLIPGPKQPGNDIDVYLRPLVEELLLLWGDEGVRMWDEYKQENFNLRALLFVTINDWPALSNLSGHSNKGYKACTHCLDDTDNIWLTHCKKVVYMGHRRFLPIRHAVRKKGKHFKGQADHRTKPMHHSGKDVFNMVKDLEIIFGKGSGSQPVPNENGMAPMWKKKSIFWELPYWEVLDRDNGRQYLSPASYTLSKEEKETMFDCLSSIKVPSGYSSNIKGILNLAEKKFTNLKSHDCHVLMTELLPVVLRGILPDNIRLTIVKICAFLNAVSQKIIDPENLIKLQNDVVQCLVGFELIFPPSFFNIMTHLLVHLVKEIDILGPVFLHNMFPFERFMGVLKKCVRNRARPEGSIASAYGTEEVIDFCVDFIDDLKPIGVPESRYEGRLTGKGTLGKKSYVCTDDFSFKKAHYTVLQQSSLVDPYIEEHKKILRGPSWNILTYQGYEINGNTFYTIAQDKKSTNQNSGVRMDATDNNGKKDTYYGYIEEIWELDYGPNFKVPLFRCQWVKLSGGGVTKDEYGMTIVDLNNLGYRDEPFVLAQDVAQVFYIKDMSSKPKKGINKQKDEPKRHIVLSGKRNIVGVEDKTDFSEEYNNFVAIPLFEVNADPCILLANDDAPYLRRDHNQGTFVK, from the exons atgtacaatgcggaccgacgttcgaaagaattcattgatggcctgcattatttttggtctgtggctgaggcaaacaagcagaatggttttatgtgctgcccgtgtgttcattgcaacaataacaaggattactcatcttcaagaatcctacacagccacattttcgcaaatggtttcatgaaaaagtatgtttgttggacgaagcacggagaacagggggttaccatggaagacaatgaagaagaagattttgacgaccactttcccgggaatgctggaatcggtgcattcgatgacgatattcccatggaagagcccgaagtagatgtagcagaaaatgatcccagcgacgatttggggcaagcattgcacaatgtgcaggcagactgtgagagtgaaacggagaggttgaagttccagaagttgttagaggaccaccataagttgttgtacccagattgtcaaaatggatttaagaaacttggcaccaccttggagttgctgcaatggaaggcgacaaatggtgtatccgacaagggatttggtgaattactcaaacttgttaaaaaaatgcttcctaaggacaatgaattgcctgccacaacgtatgaagccaaacaacttgtttaccctttgggactggaagtgcaaaagatacatgcatgccccaacgactgcatcctctaccgaggcgagtacgagaatttggatgcatgtcccgtatgcaatgcattgcgttacaagattagaaaagatgatcctggagatgtcgagggggagcctccccggaagagagttcctgcgaaggtcatgtggtatttgcctataataccacgtttgaagcgtctgtttagaaataaagataatgctaagttgatgcgatggcacaaagaggaacgcaagaaagactcgatgttgagacaccctgctgatgggtcgcagtggagaaaaatagatagaacgtaccctaaatttgatttggatgcgagaaacataaggttcggtttgagtacggatggcatgaatccttttg tgcttatcccgggtccaaagcagcccggaaatgacattgatgtgtacctaagaccattggtcgaagaactcttattgctctggggcgatgaaggtgtacggatgtgggatgaatacaaacaggaaaacttcaacctacgagcattgctgttcgtaacgatcaatgactggcctgctcttagtaacttgtcaggacattcgaacaagggatacaaagcatgcacacactgtttagatgataccgataatatatggttgactcactgtaagaaggttgtatacatgggtcatcgtcggtttcttcccatcaggcatgcggtacgaaagaagggcaagcatttcaaaggccaagcggaccaccgaacaaaaccgatgcaccatagtggtaaagacgtcttcaacatggtaaaagatctagaaattatttttggaaagggatctgggagccaacctgttccgaacgaaaacggaatggcgcccatgtggaagaagaaatctatattttgggagctaccatattgggaagtcttagat cgagataatggacgacaatacttaagtcctgccagctatactcttagcaaggaagagaaagaaaccatgtttgactgcttgagcagtataaaggttccatctggatactcatccaatataaaaggaatcttaaatttggcagagaagaaatttacaaatctcaagtcccatgactgccatgtgcttatgaccgaacttcttccagttgtgctgcgggggattctgcctgataacatccggttaaccatcgtgaagatatgtgccttcctcaacgcagtttctcagaagataattgacccggagaatttgataaagctgcaaaacgatgtggtgcaatgtcttgttggctttgagctgatatttccaccatctttcttcaacatcatgacacatcttctagtgcaccttgtcaaagagattgatattctcggaccagtatttctacacaacatgttcccattcgaaaggttcatgggggtactcaagaaatgtgttcgtaatagagctcgtccagaaggaagcatcgccagtgcctacggaactgaggaggtcattgacttttgtgttgactttattgatgaccttaaaccaattggagtccctgaatcgcgatatgaggggagactaactggaaagggtacattaggaaagaaatcttatgtctgcacagatgatttctcattcaagaaagcgcattatacggttcttcaacaatcatccttggttgacccatatatcgaggaacacaagaaaattct taggggaccatcttggaatatcttaacataccaagggtacgagataaatggaaacacattttatacgatagcccaagataaaaagagtaccaaccaaaacagcggtgttcgtatggatgccacggacaataatggaaaaaaagacacatattacggctacattgaagagatatgggagctggattacggtcccaatttcaaggtgcctctatttcgttgccaatgggttaagctatctggaggaggggtaacaaaagatgagtatgggatgacaatagttgatctcaacaatcttgggtatagagacgagccatttgtcctagcccaggatgtcgctcaggttttctacattaaggacatgtccagcaagccaaagaaggggatcaacaagcaaaaggatgagcctaagcgacacatagttctatcaggaaagagaaacatcgttggagtggaggacaagacagacttttcagaagaatataataattttgttgccattccacttttcgaagtaaatgctgatccatgcatcctgctagccaatgatgatgctccatacttgcgccgtgatcataatcaagggacatttgtgaag